The Mytilus edulis chromosome 4, xbMytEdul2.2, whole genome shotgun sequence nucleotide sequence ATGAAATTTATGTTTCAAGGGTAATGATACTTGTGGCAGACGGGAATGTGATTGTATCTCAGATACAGGGGAAATATCCATTTGTGTCATTCAGGGTGAATATGGCGTTGGTTTGGGGAAATATGCAGTGAATGAGATTTGTGAGAGTCAGGGTAAGGACCCAGAACTAAAGTGGTTGGTAAAAGGGCTGAAGGGTGAAGGTGACCCGCCGCAAGGAGACATTTTCAGAAGTAGTCCACATGCAAAGTTTTATTGGGTGAATAGGTCTAGATTCACGATGACAAACCGGAAAGAGGTGATTCTCATTCCTACAAGTTTAGTTGTTCCAATAGAATGGAGGAATGAGATTCTTGAGTTGTGTCATGACATTCCGTCCGCGGGACACCAAGGTGCCAAGCGGACAAGGGAAGAAATAAAACAGAGTTACTATTGGCACGGGCTGGGAGCGGATGTTGAGAGATATGTAGCTAGTTGTAAACATTGTAGCCAGAACAAGAAGGCTACGAGGTCTGCTAGGTGTCCCCAAACCCTGGTTATCCGATGGAGAGAGTCCATCTGGATTTTATCGGACCCCTCCCCAAGACTGAGAGAGGGAATGAGAATGCTCATGATGGTGGACCAATTTAGCAAATGGGTTGAGTGTGTCCCTCTTCCATCACAGACTGCCGAAGTGACTGCAAGGGCAGCAGTCAATGAGTTTTTCTGTCGCTTTGGGTACCCGTTTGAAATCTTTACCGATCAGGGTAGAAATTTTGAAAGTCAACTCTTCAGGGCTGTGTGTGAAATACTGCACATTCATAATGCCCGAACAACCCCATATTGTCCTTGTGCAAATGGACAGGTTGAACGGTTCAATCGAACCCTAATGGCCGCAGTTAGGTGCTTTGTGGGAACCACTCAAAGGGCGTGGGACGAGAACATTGCCCAATTGGCGGGAGCAATAAGGGCATCAGTTAATAGAACAACGGGGTTTACGGCTAATAAGCTTATGCTAGGGCGGGAAGTTAACACCCCAGCCGAGTTAATGTTTAGACCCCCCAGGGATGGGAGCCCGCCAGATTTGGATGGGTATGTAGCAGAATTAGTCGAGGCTATGCAGGCAGCTCATGAAGTTGCCAGACAAAACATAAAGACTAGCCAACTTAGAAGTAAGAGGGATTATGATTTGAGGGTAAATCTACGCCAGTACAATGTGGGGGACTTGGTGTACCAATTGGACACTGCCACAACCCCAGGGAAATGCAAGAAACTCTGTCCTGTATGGAAGGGCCCTGGAATTGTGTTTCATAAGGTCTCCTCATACTTGTACAAGGTGAAAATGAAAAAGTCGTTAGTAACAGCCAATCACGATAGGTTAAAGATCTGTAAAGATCGGGTACTCCCTCCCTGGTTAGTTAAGGAAAAGAAGAGACTGGAACAGGGGAACGAAGGGGCAGAACAAACCCCTAAACAAACCCAGGATGACAATCCACCCACACCAGACCCATTACCAGATTCAGATGTAGGGCAGGGTGAGGAGGGCACTGAAATATGTAGGCCCACTAAGAGCATAGAGGGGAAACCGTCAGGGGTACATAATTTTGAACCCAGCCTTGTAAGCTCTCAGGAAGAAATGTACTGCATCTGCAGGGGTCCAGATATAGGGGATTTTATGATTGGGTGCGATGGATGCACAGAATGGTTCCATGGGAGGTGTGTGGGTATTTCACCGCAAGAGGTTGAAGAACTAGGGGAATACCTATGCCAAGCTTGCAAAGAGGCCAAGGAAACAAAGGGTGTGACCTCAACTCCCATTAAACTCCGTAGGAGCGTACGCAACCGGCGTCCTACAAAAGAGTGAGGTGGTAGTTGATGAGACAGGAAAAAAAGGGGTAAGGGAACTTTGGGGTTAGGTAGGGAAACTTGCTTATTCGTTTGAGGTGATGAGTAAGGTTGGGTATACCTGTATTTTTCAGAACTTCAAGCAAAATGAGCAGTGCAAGCGAAGAAGGTAGTTCCAAAAGAAATAATGATTGGAAGTTTGGGAGAGAACAAGCTGAGAAAAAGAAGAAAGATGCAGGGCACAGAGGGGCAGGGTCCAGACGACCCGCCTCAACAAAGAGACTTTCCAGGAGAGATCTTGATCGTACTGGTAGGAGGGCGAGGACCGTTTGAGATCAGTCCCAGAGCCCCAAAGAGAATAGCCGGGGAAGGAAAAGAGGCAAGGCTCCTGAAAGATAGTCCGAGGCACGTTTGGCCAGGACCTCTTCATGTAGTGAGTGGACAGACACTCAAAGTGATTTGGACAGAGACGAATCACCGCCAAGAAGGGTTATGATGAAATCTGTGTGTATTCCCAAGGACCCAGAGGGAAAGGCGAGACAGGCAGAATCAAGGCCCAAGTCCCCTGTCCATCGTTGGGAACAGTTGATCGCGATGACTGTACAAGGACAGTGGGTCCTGTAGGCTTTAACTCAGGCAACCAAAGAGCCAAAGATCCAGAGAAGAGGGCAAATGAAAACTGGAAACGGGCTGAGCGTAGGCGAAGGGCATTACTTAGAGAAGGAAAAGGACCAAGTCATAAGTCCCAGACTCTAGGGCAGTCTTATGGGGATGGTACACCTTCAATTCTACATCCAGCCCTGTCCCATAGAGACCAGGACAAATCAGCCACGAAGGGGATGGATTTATGTTGTGTCCGGTAGATGGTTGCAATGTTAGGGCCATCAACATAGAACCACACATCAGGGGAGAGCACCTTGTGGAGATTTTTCAGGAACCGTCTGGAGGGCTCAGATCTAACCTTTTGGTTAAAGCTCGGTTTGAGGCCCTCCAGACCCAGTCAAAAATGATTCTAGGAAGAGTGGACATTTGGGGTTTAGCTGCCTGGGTCAATAGACAGGTAAAAAAACTGGCCCAGGACTGTTGAGGAAGTAGAGATGGGACCAATGAGGGAAGTATGTGCTGCTGGTGGATGGTCTTTGCCATCTCAGTTCACTCTAGTCCCTGTTAATTCTCCAGGGGTATTGATCCACTGGAGGATACAAATCTTAATTATGTCCTGGATTGGAGAAAGAAGAAGTCAGGAACTTCGGGAGATGTACCCGGTGGACTCTATCTTGTCACAGGGGAGAATTGGTCCACTTGGGCCACAATTGAGCCACAGTCAAGCTTCTGCTAGTTTGGGAACATCCCCAAGGTGCGGAAACGCAGTGTCAAGACCTAGGCCTATTACTGTGGACTCCCACTTCCACCTGGATAGGGCTTGGGCTAAGACAAACCTTCCGGGTAGGCCTAATCTTAGGCAGTACATGGAGATGAGGCTGCCAAGTAGCCAGCTATATGACACTGATGTAAGAGGAGGAGTCATCAATTTCTGCGACCCCAGAACATGGACATCAGATGAAGAGCTCGAGGTGCAAGACCAGAGCTGGTTGGTTGCTATGGGGGTGCATCCGAAGAAGGCCCGGGAACTTGATGATGCAAGGGCGTTTAGACTGGAAACCCTACTGAAGACCGGAAAATTAAGGGTACTTGGAGAGGTTGGTCTGGATTTCTCGATGGGAGCCCCTCAGCCTCAAATCCAGATCAGCACCTTAAGATGGGTCCTTGGAATGGCATCACAGGGAGGTGTTCCTGTGGTACTCCATGTAAGAGGGGGCAAGGATGATGTTCATAGTGCCCAGGCCCATATCCAGTGTATGAGGCAGTGTAGGGCTATTTTGAAGAAGGGTCATCCTATCCAtctacattgttttgatggaggCTGTGAACAAGCGCAACTATGGTTGGATAATTTCCCAGGGGTGCATTTCGGATTCACAGGGTCAGTGAACACATTCAGTGAGGACCAGAAGTTGACGGTAGTGAGGATACCCCGGGACCGCCTCCTCCTAGAATCAGATGCCCCATACTTTAGACCCGCTTGGGTGCCACAAGCAGGGTATGGTCACCCCAAGTATCTGGCAGAGGTGGCCAAAGGCATAGCTGGAATCAGGCAGGGGGCGACGGTGGATGGGGCCCTCCAAGAGGGTGGTATGAATGCCCTTAGGTTTTATGGCCTAAGAGTGTAGTGTGACAGTTATTATAGACAAAATAATAAAGTGTACAAATTGTAAATATGTTAATTAGTAATCCAGTCGTTTGTAGTATAGTTTGTTAGATGTGTGCCAGGAAGGCTTGTTATTGTCCGTTTAGTTCAGTGCTGGGTATTTTTAAATTATGGGATTCATACTAATCAGATGGGTGGGGGTGGATTTTAATTTTCAGTACAGCCGTGAGAGGATGCATATCCTAGGACTAGTACCAGCACCACCCTGATCATTGGATGTTGATGGGCCCAGCCGAACAGGATGGCGGTATGTCACCTTTTACCTCGGTTGGGGCCCTTCAAACAAAACAGGGGGGAGTGTAGTGCTGGTTCCCGGTTTTACCTGGTTCTAATCCGGATGTCCAGGAATACCGGCGCATGAGCACTCTCTTAACGAAAAACTAccagaaaaagaaacagacagCCTTGTAAGTGAAAAGTAAATCCGTTCTATCTAAGATAAAACTTAGATCGGAACAGCCATCGTTGATAGCACACTCGGTATAAAAGACATACATTCTATCAGTTGTGTGAAGTTTGAACGACAGTGGCAATTGAAATTATCGCCCCACATCCCATTTAGCCTACCTAATAGTATTAGATTGTAAAATGTTGTAAAACGAATTGCCATGTCTGAatgttcataaaatattttccactggaatTTTACCAAACTACAACCAATCGTTATACATTACAAcaatatgatatttttattgacagCTAACTTAAAATAGCAGAAGAAAGAAAATCAGCTCATGAGAACAATGAAATTATTGATGTGCATTCcatgttgaaatataaatttatcaGTCTTATTTTCTCCTGCAATCATACCTTGCAGAAGATTGTTTCATGTCAGATAGATATTCATATTTACCTTAAAAACCCTCTGAGGTACATGAAATAGTTTGCCTGCTGATTATTATAATTAACAGtacaagttaatgtttattgattTTATCTTGGGCAGGCGAGGTGTCTCTTGATTTGAGTTATTACGTAACTCTGGTGAAATGATTCAGTAATCATAGCAAATGGAAACTTTTATTACAGATCCTTTTTGCAGCAATAAAACTGATAATTCAGATAGCAATCTGATACAGTAACATTTTCcattaaaacataacaaataattgCATCAGAAACAGTAAAAACACGAGATGCGACAATTGAGAATACGATGTGAAGCAGCAGAAACAGAGGGACTCTGCCGCAAAGActaatttacttttattttctataaatcaTCCTTCGTGCTTAATGTCAGATACCAAAGTCCAAATTAACTTGCTTTGTCGAGAACACGTTTAAATAATTGACAAATCAAAGAAGTAGTAACAATTAGGCTACTTACGACCTGGGAGCTATTACTGTGCTTTATTTTCCACCGTTCAGAATTTAAAGGATATTTTGGGTCCAAAGCATGAATacctaaatatatattatatatatggtaAACTATACAGTTGGTCGCTTTAAATCTTTTGCTTTTTCACACGAAAAGTATTTGATAGGTTTTCTTCCCTAATTGGTATTATTTAAATCATATTAAATGAGTATCTTGAAACACATACAGACAAATATTTGCCTTCAAGTCATAAGAGTGTCTACGGTCATTGGTGGTTATTTGTCTTTATACATCCCCACATGCAACAAAAAACACAATACAGTTCTGAGAGTACTTTAAATTATTGACATAaagttcaaagccaaaaacaattaattaacAAGTCGTGTTTCTaagactaaagtatcaatcagtactcatgcaacatccaatgaatttaatATGAAGACGTCACAAAACAGTCGCAGACAAACATGAACGTGTACAATGCCAAAAATAACGGCAGAACcgtgaatgtgtatatgtattaGTTTGGTTTTAGTTTACTGAtaaaa carries:
- the LOC139518635 gene encoding 3'-5' ssDNA/RNA exonuclease TatD-like, with translation MGPMREVCAAGGWSLPSQFTLVPVNSPGVLIHWRIQILIMSWIGERRSQELREMYPVDSILSQGRIGPLGPQLSHSQASASLGTSPRCGNAVSRPRPITVDSHFHLDRAWAKTNLPGRPNLRQYMEMRLPSSQLYDTDVRGGVINFCDPRTWTSDEELEVQDQSWLVAMGVHPKKARELDDARAFRLETLLKTGKLRVLGEVGLDFSMGAPQPQIQISTLRWVLGMASQGGVPVVLHVRGGKDDVHSAQAHIQCMRQCRAILKKGHPIHLHCFDGGCEQAQLWLDNFPGVHFGFTGSVNTFSEDQKLTVVRIPRDRLLLESDAPYFRPAWVPQAGYGHPKYLAEVAKGIAGIRQGATVDGALQEGGMNALRFYGLRV